From Xylanibacter oryzae DSM 17970, a single genomic window includes:
- the rpmA gene encoding 50S ribosomal protein L27, producing MAHKKGVGSSKNGRESASQRLGVKIWGGQKVIAGNIIVRQRGTKHNPGNNVGIGKDDTLFALADGVVNFKKGRKDKSVVSVIPNAEA from the coding sequence ATGGCACATAAGAAAGGTGTAGGTAGTTCTAAGAACGGCCGTGAATCAGCTTCACAGAGATTAGGCGTTAAAATTTGGGGTGGACAGAAGGTTATCGCAGGTAACATCATAGTTCGCCAGCGTGGTACAAAACACAATCCAGGTAATAATGTAGGTATTGGCAAAGACGATACTCTATTTGCATTAGCTGATGGTGTGGTTAACTTTAAGAAGGGACGCAAAGATAAGAGCGTCGTTTCGGTTATCCCTAACGCAGAAGCCTAA
- the serS gene encoding serine--tRNA ligase, with translation MLTLKLISEETERVIKGLEKKHFKGAKEAIDNVLAIDKKRREAQQKLDKNKQEAKQLSSSIGALMKQGKKDEVDKIKENVASLKEADKAFQEEMDKSQKELIALLCTIPNIPNDDVPEGAGAEDNVVVKEGGNIPELHEGAMCHWDLCKKYNLIDFDLGVKITGAGFPIYIGKMARFQRALEAFFLEEARKDGYLEIQPPYVVNEASGYGTGQLPDKEGQMYHCEVDNLYLIPTAEVPVTNIFRDEILDEKDLPIKRCAYSACFRREAGSYGKDVRGLNRLHQFDKVELVRIDTPEHSYQSLKEMLDHVERLCQKLELPYHILRLCGGDMSFTSSICYDFEVWSAAQKRWLEVSSVSNFESYQANRLKCRYRDSNSKKIELCHTLNGSALALPRIVAAILEDFQTPEGIRVPKALVPYCGFEMIDGNNF, from the coding sequence ATGCTTACACTAAAACTCATCAGTGAGGAAACTGAACGTGTGATTAAAGGCTTGGAAAAGAAGCACTTCAAAGGTGCTAAAGAAGCCATTGACAATGTACTTGCGATAGATAAGAAACGTCGTGAAGCTCAACAAAAATTAGACAAGAACAAACAAGAAGCAAAACAATTATCATCCAGTATTGGTGCCTTGATGAAACAAGGCAAGAAAGATGAAGTTGACAAGATAAAAGAAAATGTTGCATCTCTAAAAGAAGCAGACAAGGCATTTCAGGAAGAGATGGACAAATCACAGAAAGAACTTATAGCCCTACTGTGTACCATACCAAATATTCCTAACGACGATGTACCAGAAGGTGCAGGTGCTGAAGACAATGTTGTAGTTAAAGAAGGTGGCAATATACCGGAACTACATGAAGGTGCTATGTGCCATTGGGACTTATGCAAAAAATATAACCTTATAGATTTCGACTTAGGTGTTAAAATCACAGGTGCAGGATTCCCTATTTACATAGGTAAAATGGCTCGTTTCCAGCGTGCTCTTGAAGCTTTTTTCCTTGAAGAAGCACGAAAAGATGGATATCTTGAGATACAACCACCATATGTCGTCAACGAAGCATCAGGCTACGGTACAGGTCAGTTACCTGATAAAGAAGGACAAATGTACCATTGCGAGGTAGATAATCTATATCTCATACCTACAGCAGAAGTTCCTGTAACAAATATCTTCCGCGATGAGATTCTTGACGAGAAAGACCTTCCTATCAAGCGTTGTGCTTATTCTGCATGTTTCCGTCGTGAAGCAGGCTCATATGGTAAAGATGTAAGAGGATTAAATCGTCTTCATCAGTTTGACAAAGTTGAACTTGTAAGAATTGATACACCAGAACATTCATATCAGTCATTGAAAGAGATGCTTGACCATGTGGAGCGCCTATGTCAGAAACTAGAATTGCCTTATCACATACTACGTCTATGCGGTGGTGATATGAGTTTCACATCATCAATATGCTACGACTTTGAGGTGTGGAGTGCCGCTCAGAAGAGATGGTTGGAAGTTTCATCTGTATCAAACTTTGAGAGCTATCAGGCCAACAGACTGAAATGCCGTTATCGCGACAGTAATAGTAAGAAGATAGAATTATGCCACACTCTTAATGGCTCTGCCCTCGCCCTTCCGCGCATAGTAGCAGCTATCTTAGAAGACTTCCAGACACCAGAAGGCATTCGTGTACCTAAAGCATTGGTTCCTTACTGTGGCTTTGAAATGATCGACGGAAATAATTTCTAA